The Candidatus Parvarchaeota archaeon sequence TGCAGTGCGCATTGTTGGTGAGATAACGCCTGAAAAAGCCGAAATTGTCCGCCACGCGTGCGCCATTGTCGAAGAGGAGCTTGAGGCGGCTGTTGCAAGAGGGGAGATTGAAAAACCCTGGCAGTACTTTGCAGCCCTTTTGCCTGTAAAAACCGTTGGCGTGCGCGGCGATGAGCGGCACTACAATTACACGCTTGTCGTGCGTGCTGTCCGCTCGCTTGACGGAATGACCATCAATTTCTCGCACATCCCGCCTGCGCTTCTTGAGAAAATCTCAAGCAGAATCACAAACGAAATCCGCCACGTCGGCCGCGTGCTCTACGACATTACAAACAAGCCTCCTGCAACCGTGGAAATGGAGTAACCCATTGGTAGGTAATTTTAAGAGCATGCCACTTCATTAATAGCGTTTAGAAACAATTCAATCAATTGCCGGGGTGTTGGAGAATGAAAAAAATCACAAGTCTAGCTGCTATGCTGCTTTTTGCCCTAGTGCTGCTTTATGGCTGCACTGGCAACCAGGGTCAGGGTGGCACAAACCCACCACCTCCCCCAAGCCCGCCTGACAACACTTGGGGCGGCGGCAATGCAAACGGAGGGTCGGTTGGCGGCGATTCAGGCTCGGCTGCAGGCAGCGGGGCGGGGACTGGCAAAGTCAGGGAATTCACAGTCGAGGCGTCCAATTGGAAGTTCGAGCCGTCAACAATCACGGTAAACAAGGGCGACACGGTCAAAATCACCCTTGTCAACAAGGATGTTTCGCACGGCATTGCAATTCGCGACTTTGGCTTTGACCTCAAGGCAGAGGCGGGCAAAAGCGCCACGGGCCAGTTTGTTGCAAGCAAGCAGGGCACATTTGACTTTAGCTGCAATGTGTTTTGCGGAGACGGGCACAGGGAGATGGAAGGCACACTGGTTGTCAACTAGACTGGGGAGTAAGTCAAATCCGGCTTCCCATATACTCGTCCAACCAGCTATTTTTTACTTTTTCAATCCCAGTTTATTGTGCTCTGCAAAACGAATTTTCTTATAAGCCTTTTTTTGAATTCAACCCTAGCTAGTTTTATTATATTTGGCTAAGCATTAAGCCTACAAATGAAACATTGCATCTACGATCCCTAATACCAAATGAAGTTGTTTTTCATGTCCATTCTCATCATCAACAACGGCTCGCAGTATACTCATGTTATCTGGCGGGCTGTGCGCGACTTGGGTTTTGCCGGGGAAATCGTCCAGCCGGAAGTTGAAACTGCAAAACTTTTAGCTGCTGAAAAAGTCATCATGTCAGGAGGCCCAAGCTCGGTTTACGAAGTTGACCTTAAGGCAAACCGCGCAATCATCGAGGCTGCGGCAGCAGGAAGGTACAAAAGCCCGCTTCTTGGAATCTGCTTTGGCCAGCAGGCAATCGCCCATGTCCTTGGCGGCAGCGTGGCAAAAGGCAAGTCGGCAGAATATGGGACAATGGAAATTGCAATCGACAAGCCACAAGGCGTACTTGTCGGGCTTCCAGGCAAAATCACTGCCTGGGTGTCCCATTTTGACGAAGTCAAATCCCTGCCGCCAAACTTTATTTCACTTGCTCACTCGCAAGTGTGCCCATTTGAGGCAATGATGCACACAAGCTTGCCAATACATGCAGTCCAGTTTCATCCCGAAGTCTGGCACACGCAGTACGGCGAGAAAATCCTTGAAAATTTTTTGAGGCTTTAAAGCAACGAATTTATGTGGGGTGGCAAAATGGCTGCAACTAAAAAACTAATCCACGGCATTCCAGAACCATTTAAAATAAAGATGGTCGAACCAGTCACTGTTCTTGATGCTTCGTAAAGGGAAGCGGCAATAAGAAACGCAGGCTATAACACTTTTCTCCTCAAATCCGACGAAGTCTACATAGACCTTCTTACTGATTCAGGCACTGCTGCGATGTCTGATAATCAGTGGGCTGGCATGATG is a genomic window containing:
- a CDS encoding glutamine-hydrolyzing GMP synthase subunit GuaA: AVRIVGEITPEKAEIVRHACAIVEEELEAAVARGEIEKPWQYFAALLPVKTVGVRGDERHYNYTLVVRAVRSLDGMTINFSHIPPALLEKISSRITNEIRHVGRVLYDITNKPPATVEME
- a CDS encoding GMP synthase subunit A; amino-acid sequence: MKLFFMSILIINNGSQYTHVIWRAVRDLGFAGEIVQPEVETAKLLAAEKVIMSGGPSSVYEVDLKANRAIIEAAAAGRYKSPLLGICFGQQAIAHVLGGSVAKGKSAEYGTMEIAIDKPQGVLVGLPGKITAWVSHFDEVKSLPPNFISLAHSQVCPFEAMMHTSLPIHAVQFHPEVWHTQYGEKILENFLRL